The following are encoded together in the Brassica napus cultivar Da-Ae chromosome A9, Da-Ae, whole genome shotgun sequence genome:
- the LOC106362939 gene encoding receptor homology region, transmembrane domain- and RING domain-containing protein 1-like yields the protein MVDFEQLRIFETILREFLKSFLLHIQLWLDVLDLQVGVDELEFLVILIHWFPFLLFREFVGFLLWVIIQAIKLAQLLLWHYISWQERHAEFEVVYIEAANAPTRTPPLPAHFLHFLPLSTMAESTDNDICTICQEPYRAGDAVRTLPCDHSFHSICVDQWLISDHGDCPLCKQAIVSE from the exons ATGGTGGATTTTgag CAACTCAGGATCTTTGAAACTATACTCAGAGAGTTTCTAAAATCTTTTCTTCTGCATATTCAACTGTGGCTTGATGTGCTAGACCTTCAAGTGGGAGTGGATGAGCTTGAGTTTTTGGTGATACTG ATACATTGGTTTCCCTTCCTTCTCTTCCGCGAGTTTGTGGGGTTTCTTTTATGGGTCATCATTCAAGCCATAAAGCTTGCCCAATTACTTCTTTGGCACTACATCAGTTGGCAAGAGCGCCATGCGGAGTTCGAGGTCGTGTATATTGAGGCTGCGAATGCTCCAACACGCACTCCTCCACTTCCTGCACACTTTCTTCACTTTCTACCCCTGTCTACAATGGCCGAAAGCACTGACAATGACAT ATGTACCATTTGCCAAGAGCCTTACAGAGCAGGAGATGCAGTGAGGACACTCCCTTGCGACCATTCCTTCCACTCTATATGTGTTGACCAGTGGCTTATTTCGGACCATGG TGATTGTCCTCTTTGCAAACAAGCCATCGTCTCAGAATAA
- the BNAA09G17220D gene encoding uncharacterized protein BNAA09G17220D, translating into MASGSLKRLVTSAVTIGMTEARARIFGHMLNPTGQRSPHKILRKKLFGDKVAEWYPYDIKNEDPNVLAREEKERLSKLEMLKRRDKGPPTKGNGRRAAKRNK; encoded by the exons ATGGCAAGTGGTAGCTTGAAACGCCTTGTAACGTCAGCAGTCACTATAGGCATGACTGAAGCAAGGGCGAGGATCTTTGGACATATGCTTAACCCAACAGGACAGAGATCTCCTCATAAAATTTTAAGGAAGAAGCTTTTTGGTGATAAGGTTGCAGAGTGGTATCCATACGACATCAAGAATGAGGATCCTAATGTCTTGGCTagagaagaaaaaga GCGCTTATCGAAGCTTGAGATGCTGAAGCGTCGTGACAAAGGACCACCAACGAAGGGTAACGGAAGACGCGCTGCCAAGCGTAATAAGTAG
- the LOC106362937 gene encoding mitogen-activated protein kinase kinase kinase 20: MSNKTIIREDNNEALHVVVVNEPSSLEFVSFLGKGGFGSVALMRDSKYQLYAEKSSPMDFIKSLEKEHRIMLRFRNHPRIVQTTSPNLHIGFNRNRCYINMEFASKGTLHNVISQQFRGRPMPEFMVGRAALMILQGLEALHSRGYVHCDLKPANVLLFPSKTFGEPWDLKLADFGLSKEPGSDSRSSLSGGTPQYMPPESLGPSGVKMVGPAVDMWSLGCVVVEMFGGWPEKRRGCYAWRLPGLVSPVANDFLRRCMASQPSRRSTAADLLKHPFVALQRRPMMMTMAPPRPDQMLQYCPPVRRQIGPVMMMMMAPPRPGDLIC, from the coding sequence ATGTCGAACAAGACGATTATCAGAGAAGACAACAACGAAGCTTtgcatgttgttgttgttaacgAACCATCTTCACTAGAGTTCGTCTCTTTTCTTGGCAAAGGTGGTTTCGGCTCCGTCGCTCTCATGAGAGATTCCAAATACCAATTATACGCTGAGAAATCATCTCCAATGGATTTCATCAAAAGTCTCGAGAAAGAGCATAGGATCATGCTTCGTTTCCGCAACCATCCACGCATAGTCCAAACAACGAGCCCTAATCTTCACATAGGGTTCAATCGCAACCGTTGCTACATCAACATGGAGTTCGCCTCCAAAGGTACTCTCCACAACGTCATCTCCCAGCAGTTCCGTGGTAGACCCATGCCGGAGTTCATGGTCGGACGTGCGGCTCTTATGATCTTACAAGGACTTGAAGCGCTTCACTCCCGAGGCTACGTTCACTGTGATCTCAAGCCCGCCAACGTTCTCCTCTTCCCTTCCAAGACCTTCGGAGAGCCGTGGGATCTCAAGCTTGCTGATTTTGGTTTATCCAAGGAACCGGGTTCGGATTCGAGGTCTTCTTTGTCTGGTGGTACGCCGCAGTACATGCCCCCTGAGTCTTTGGGACCCAGCGGAGTGAAGATGGTGGGACCTGCCGTTGATATGTGGTCTCTAGGGTGTGTTGTAGTTGAGATGTTTGGTGGCTGGCCTGAGAAGAGGCGAGGTTGCTACGCGTGGAGGCTTCCCGGACTTGTGTCTCCCGTGGCTAATGACTTCTTGAGAAGGTGCATGGCGTCGCAGCCCTCACGCAGGTCCACCGCAGCTGATCTGTTGAAACATCCTTTTGTTGCGCTGCAAAGAAGACCCATGATGATGACGATGGCTCCACCACGGCCAGATCAGATGCTTCAGTATTGTCCTCCGGTTAGAAGACAAATAGgaccagtgatgatgatgatgatggctccaCCAAGACCTGGAGATTTGATCTGCTGA